A single window of Plasmodium reichenowi strain SY57 chromosome 12, whole genome shotgun sequence DNA harbors:
- a CDS encoding THO complex subunit 2, putative, producing MEDVKEFFNHEVDFLIDKDKGNVGNNLKLIKEKYEEKLFKLLQDIKENQEMFYRNHKYKNSSQETCDNDYRNNNISDGDIINEKEEKIDEQDDNIKINHININDITNKSCLDNLQFFKRKRHEDYNENMDELNKRQKNQEDTNMLYMSNDTNGNKYYPYVEKKYNYNMNDFIKRDGNYNFMNPNEFICNIPLKEECDLKSLFSYFTESLKKKGDHDNIFKKTYIECLQRNNNKLLQDPIDENNLFLYKSYFYKIKKVFSLFYFDFFVSIINENISSEEGMDFLINDLFSLNEKFFKNLIYILKRGPPNHTNNKNNTNNKNNTNNKNNTNNINNTNDKNNTNDNNDNNNNKNNTNDNDNNNNDKNNTNDNNNNYCDALLRCDEKTPNHYNNHIDNYNINKNVVSNYNTDNANDIHSLQMEDQGNHMNSQELYNDNVISFYNNNVLKEKYLIIPFKEIILNSLHYLIEIIDHIKEEKKEKYNKYKDIIVYCIKFLKDKNIISYKEAATIIECKNIDKLNLFNKELYKLITKLKTKNMYSISIYNLINENINGYGKIILLLQNFFTNDRTKIKENNNPKQKKKKKNFKKIINKMVIQYDEKMQIQHLNKSSKVEELNIKNKNNSINKNNSINKNNSINKNNSIIKNNSINKNNSINKNNSINKNNSINKNNSINKNNSINKNNNINKNNNINKNNNINNNYCEMKKLWKTHFNCYYCNDLINLKNDIFFISGLHNLCPRRILSILLFFYEQNIESEKQLLPLFFLYSKELITDVIILELKIRNNYITELYKEDLNKLRNMNVKNEENENKSTGIQINENNNTSNEYNISNSNNMNHTSNNINNMNNNMNNNMNNNMNNNINNNMNNNNNNSNNNNNNNINLVTSSNNPNVTSNNNCIFMFTENNFFTQNYFKMCSILILNDLLNFEIFYAHLCPNDVLLKNMFEELYEKYYIDYDNSSSDKVSSLFYNYIPFDINNLYNIYENVKNYTTQSKEVVKRKASSTLTSSINNVNNINNVNNINNVNNINNVNNPNSVNNPNSVNNTNKFNNYIHNSYFSPSLEKEYKQVTFSSSFKESLVKKNNPKYKFLNNCKSSTHILEESNPIYLYDHIVSFLLNTQDKELKKKYDDIQCLNSKDAIEYYMYDIINNKWNTFDNFIKNYIDREIKLRIENINSNYKTYPEFFNYLYLESDPYHLILGRLFFMKNSKFLFLSALIQLNAWGLVNTIIKHMETYKCNPYLNYYVHSAFTKLINYIIVDFEKKYVQDIINKSSSSRNAKNKMKRIHLEEKKNINNESKNESKSKSKSKNDNHNDNHNDKHNDNHNDDNNNNNNNNNHSFKPPCLFCNINLCGSVLCSYKSIEVIKKNKKYIESLFKNENKIKRKKKIIRNLLKRKHKYLYKNLKEEKLINVKKHNMNNYTYNNIKKETMNMNYFIKSLMNIFEFPESCKLYSDEEIIKNKKIKRHFKKSIDQCAQKRKEICDTKDNCIYLLKKKKSKCDDDNNNNNNYYYYYLRKIKDIEVFMEYILIFLQYLGYFGYIYKSLLRRILRILFFYVNSVINSNDSQKKLHPNFEKLFIKYLFFVIINDDDDDDDDNEENKSINDDIWNILKLLPASDRYKLYFKFFDKLQKGRKDLSKLKNLKNFEIKCKVNTNDEINKNTCIGNNLSLNVNFNDSPVKDNYDNKNVNHNNNNNNNNNNNAIGSSSSNNLNDYSKKLFKLAYEHKNCIITLSYINFEIIKSKLRKIIKRITSDILKDRYNPKVESMLCEFTKLINRNPFDCSDIILQQCELFDNNMIITLSESIKNIHHFSCDIFLYKILERQQLLNVHNYQLNKQYNNINNLELIDDSIFKPKKLINLSLVAAKFLCKHPSVNFYPLLISIFNRIFSELHTSHHVYLKNKSYVPNQLLLLLLLKNCEHKLQKCTSISSQCDNMKKENIKKENIKNDDNVNNNDNVNNNDNVNNNDNVNNNDNGNNNDNGNNNDNVNNNENYYYYYYYYNVMDTNIHIPNNINQTNNLSNAIKQNDLHFYDNNFTINDTQNVLTHHNNQNEDTLIKYINIYPNEYINPYDLINNEQEYDQYEENKKKNIIEEPMLLSGLNKKYPDIMTGYFFDLDYIQKLIEIYAGTNASVDVQELNEDQLNAQCGLKLIKEEIMILQENFNLKINNTEYEYIQQIEQEEQKLKNACIKNAIHIFLNPNYIYLIFFILSKIKYEYLFDSNTNNLRNLSAMVDKIHIVLLQFVEFLQTNIIPSLYFKYIPNILHIFQFFDISQSFHIARFAFPFFKQSKQNEKQVHNKNENENEKNNNNNNNNNNNDTSVVKKDITSTIKVVHADASLKEEGNLNILKETNPKSDNHHNIHSENSIHQHSCNIPDDEMVKALKKYDDPNFHHVNEFLWKMFLMPIVDKYLKEEELNGININFYLTYWRLSISDIYVPHKQYQKVLDKYENYIKKLEKYYEENKKNEEYKWIPKQIKKLNIKKNNLKNEYEYHINHTKQIKQYLAHIVDHWVDPQKVSLNTFVAFIKCLIAPRILNSEKDSLFCSKFIQILLELHTPLFNLCTLVYIFTKMLMPLINACTEKEALNIGIFFNDFFSYIYLLCEDIKYFQNVSNQNPCFSYTLNFQSKDTITHNNIIQKVLKWEKTILSLLFENNNFEKSWINSKSVVIFLFRFLNTFPYSPKIKNSIKTYLENLQNFANNQGWKDIVISINSLKTIMEKNRKSCVGEKKDVPVKSQETKQSTSRTSVHNVNADVNVTMNPFNNSTPVHIPSNPPFAPMPKNIYNPNVYPIVQNPINPPPKPYMKDNNYNNKVPPPQEPNNL from the exons atgGAGGATGTGaaagaattttttaatCACGAGGTGGATTTCCTAATAGATAAGGATAAAGGAAATGTAGGGAACAATCTTAAGTTGATAAAAGAGAAGTATGAAGAGAAGTTGTTCAAGCTTCTTCAAGACATAAAAGAAAATCAAGAGATGTTTTATAGaaatcataaatataagaatagTTCACAAGAAACCTGTGATAATGATTATAgaaataacaatataagTGATGGTGATAtaattaatgaaaaagaagaaaaaatagatgaacaagatgataatataaaaattaatcatataaatataaatgatattaCTAATAAAAGTTGTTTAGATAATCtacaattttttaaaagaaaacGTCATGAAGATTATAATGAGAATATGgatgaattaaataaaagaCAGAAGAACCAAGAAGATACAAACATGTTATATATGTCAAATGATACTAATGGAAATAAGTATTATCCATATGttgaaaagaaatataattataatatgaatgattttataaaaagagaTGGAAATTACAATTTTATGAATCCAAATGAATTTATCTGTAATATTCCTTTAAAAGAAGAATGTGATTTAAAAAgtttattttcttattttacagaatcattaaaaaaaaaaggtgatcatgataatatttttaaaaagacTTATATTGAATGTCTACAAAGAAATAACAACAAACTATTACAAGATCCAATAGATGAAAATAatctatttttatacaaaagttatttttataaaataaaaaaagtcttttctttattttattttgatttttttgTATCTATAATCAATGAGAATATCTCTTCAGAGGAAGGTATGGATTTTCTTATTAACGACTTGTTTTCTCTAAATGAGaaattttttaagaatttaatatatatcttgAAAAGGGGCCCTCCAAATCATACcaacaataaaaataataccaacaataaaaataataccaacaataaaaataataccaacaatataaataataccaacgataaaaataataccaacgataataatgataataacaacaataaaaataataccaacgataatgataataataacaacgataaaaataataccaacgataataataacaactATTGTGATGCTCTTTTAAGATGTGACGAAAAGACTCCcaatcattataataaccatatagataattataacataaataaaaatgtcGTATCTAATTATAATACAGACAATGCGAATGATATACATTCTTTACAAATGGAGGATCAGGGAAATCATATGAACTCAcaagaattatataatgataatgtaatttctttttataataacaatgttttaaaagaaaagtatttaattataccgttcaaagaaattatattaaacaGCCTACATTATTTAATAGAAATTATTGATCATattaaagaagaaaaaaaagagaaatataataaatataaagatattatagtttattgtattaaatttttaaaagataaaaatataatttcttaTAAAGAAGCAGCCACTATTATAgaatgtaaaaatattgataaattaaatttatttaataaagaattatataaacttataactaaattaaaaacaaaaaatatgtatagtatatctatatataatcttataaatgaaaatattaatggatacggaaaaattattttactTCTACAAAATTTCTTTACAAATGATCGTAccaaaataaaagaaaacaataacccaaaacaaaaaaaaaaaaaaaaaaattttaagaaaattattaacAAAATGGTAATTcaatatgatgaaaaaatgCAAATCCAGCATTTGAATAAAAGCTCGAAGGTagaagaattaaatataaaaaataaaaataatagtataaataaaaataatagtataaataaaaataatagtataaataaaaataatagtataattaaaaataatagtataaataaaaataatagtataaataaaaataatagtataaataaaaataatagtataaataaaaataatagtataaataaaaataatagtataaataaaaataataatataaataaaaataataatataaataaaaataataatataaataataattattgtgaaatgaaaaaattatggaAAACACATTTCAATTGTTACTATTGTAatgatttaataaatttaaaaaatgatattttctttatttctGGTTTACATAATTTATGTCCTCGAAGAATTTTGTCCATActcttatttttttatgaacaaaatattgAAAGTGAAAAACAACTTCTTCcattgttttttttatattcaaaGGAATTAATAACTGATGTAATTATCCTAGAATTAAAAATTCGAAATAACTATATCACTGAATTATACAAAGAAGATCTGAACAAATTAAGAAATATGAATGTGAAGAATGAAGAGAATGAAAATAAGAGCACGGGTATTCAAATAAAcgaaaataataacacaTCTAATGAGTATAATATAAGcaatagtaataatatgaacCATACAAGTAACAACATCAACAACATGAACAATAACATGAACAATAACATGAACAATAACATGAACAACAACATCAACAATAACATgaacaacaacaataacaacagcaacaacaataataataataacattaaTTTGGTTACCTCATCAAATAACCCAAACGTTACTTCTAACAAtaattgtatttttatgtttacAGAAAATAACTTCTTTACACAAAACTACTTTAAGATGTGCTCTATTTTAATTCTTAAcgatttattaaatttcGAAATTTTCTATGCTCATTTATGTCCAAATGatgtattattaaaaaatatgtttgaagaattatatgaaaaatattacattgATTATGATAATTCAAGTTCTGATAAGGTCTCTTCAttgttttataattatataccgttcgatataaataacttgtataatatatatgaaaatgtaaaaaattatacaacTCAATCGAAGGAAGTAGTGAAGAGGAAGGCTTCATCTACTCTTACGAGCTCGATAaataatgtgaataatataaataatgtgaataatataaataatgtgaataatataaataatgtgaataatCCAAATAGTGTGAATAATCCAAATAGTGTgaataatacaaataaatttaataattatattcataatagTTACTTTAGTCCTTCTTTAGAGAAAGAATATAAACAAGTTACATTCTCTTCATCTTTCAAAGAATCATTAgttaaaaagaataatcctaaatataaatttttaaataattgtAAAAGTTCAACACACATTCTGGAAGAATCGAATcctatatatttatatgatcaTATTGTAAGCTTCTTATTAAATACACAAGATAaggaattaaaaaaaaaatatgatgatattCAATGTTTAAATAGTAAAGATGCCatagaatattatatgtatgatataattaataacAAATGGAATACATttgataattttattaaaaattatatagaCAGAGAAATAAAACTAAgaatagaaaatataaattcaaATTATAAAACGTATCctgaattttttaattatttatatctagAATCTGATCcttatcatttaatattaggtagattattttttatgaaaaattcAAAGTTTTTGTTTCTATCAGCATTAATACAATTAAATGCATGGGGATTAGTAAATACTATAATTAAACATATGGaaacatataaatgtaatccctatttaaattattatgtacaTTCGGCCTTCacaaaattaattaattatattattgtcGACTTTgagaaaaaatatgttcaggatataataaataagaGCAGCTCATCGCGCAACgcaaaaaataaaatgaaaaggaTTCATCTggaggaaaaaaaaaatataaataatgaaagTAAAAATGAAAGTAAAAGTAAAAGTAAAAGCAAAAATGATAACCATAATGATAACCATAATGATAAACATAATGATAACcataatgatgataataataataataataataataataatcattcTTTTAAACCTCCCTGCcttttttgtaatattaatttatgCGGATCGGTACTTTGCAGCTATAAGTCCATTGAAGTTATTAAGAAgaataagaaatatatcGAATCATtgtttaaaaatgaaaataaaataaaaagaaaaaaaaaaattataagaaatttattaaaaaggaaacataaatatttatacaaaaatttaaaggaagaaaaattaatcAATGTAAAAAAGCacaatatgaataattatacatataataatataaaaaaggaaactatgaatatgaattattttataaaatccttaatgaatatatttgaatttCCAGAGTCATGCAAGTTGTACTCTGATGaggaaattataaaaaataaaaaaataaaacgacattttaaaaaaagtataGATCAGTGTGCACAAAAAAGGAAAGAAATATGTGATACAAAAGATAActgtatttatttattaaaaaaaaaaaaatcaaaatgtgatgatgataataataataataataattattattattattatttaagaAAGATAAAAGATATAGAAGTATTTatggaatatatattaatatttttacaataCCTTGGGTATtttggatatatatataaatccTTATTAAGAAGAATTCTTcgtattttatttttttatgtaaacAGCGTGATTAATTCGAATGATTCGCAAAAGAAATTACATCCAAActttgaaaaattatttataaaataccttttttttgttattataaatgatgatgatgatgatgatgatgataatgaagaaaacaaaagtattaatgatgatatatgGAATATATTGAAATTGTTGCCTGCGTCGGAtagatataaattataCTTTAAGTTTTTTGATAAATTACAAAAGGGTAGAAAAGATTTGAGTAAATTGAAAAACTTGAAAAATTTCgaaataaaatgtaaagTTAATACAAAcgatgaaataaataagaatacGTGTATAGGAAATAATTTAAGTCTAAACGTAAATTTTAATGATTCCCCTGTTAAAGATAACTATGACAACAAAAATGTgaatcataataataataataataataataataataataatgctATTggtagtagtagtagtaataatCTTAATGATTATAgtaaaaaattattcaaaCTTGCTTATGAACATAAGAATTGTATTATTACcttatcatatataaattttgaaattataaaaagtaaGTTGAGAAAAATTATCAAAAGAATAACTTctgatatattaaaagatagATATAATCCCAAAGTAGAAAGTATGCTCTGTGAATTTACCAAATTAATTAATAGAAATCCATTTGATTGTTCagatataatattacaacAATGTGAATtatttgataataatatgattataaCATTATCTGAAtctattaaaaatatacatcACTTTTCTTgtgatatttttttatataaaattttagAAAGACAACAATTATTAAATGTTCATAATTACCaattaaataaacaatataataatataaataatttagaACTTATTGATGATTCTATTTTTAaaccaaaaaaattaattaatttatcatTAGTAGCAGCgaaatttttatgtaaacATCCTTCTGTTAATTTTTATCCTTTGCTTATCTCTATATTTAATAGAATCTTTTCAGAATTACATACTTCTCATCATGTATATCTAAAAAACAAATCATATGTACCTAAccaattattattattattattattaaaaaattgtgaacacaaattacaaaaatgtACATCCATCTCTTCACAGTGTGACAATatgaaaaaggaaaatatcaaaaaggaaaatattaaaaatgatgacaatgttaataataatgacaatgttaataataatgacaatgttaataataatgacaatgttaataataatgacaatggtaataataatgacaatggtaataataatgacaatgttaataataatgagaattattattattattattattattataatgtgATGGATACAAACATTCATATACCAAACAACATTAACCaaacaaataatttatcaaatgcaattaaacaaaatgatctacatttttatgataataatttcaCCATTAATGATACACAAAATGTATTAACAcatcataataatcaaaatgaagatacacttataaaatatattaatatatatcctaatgaatatatcaatccatatgatttaataaataacGAACAAGAATATGATcaatatgaagaaaataaaaaaaaaaatataatcgAAGAACCTATGTTATTAAGTGGtcttaataaaaaatatccAGATATAATGACtggatatttttttgatttggattatatacaaaaactaatagaaatatatgCAGGTACTAATGCTTCTGTAGATGTACAAGAATTAAATGAAGATCAATTAAATGCTCAATGTGGACTCAAATTAAttaaagaagaaattatgatattacaagaaaattttaatttaaaaattaataatactgaatatgaatatatacaaCAAATTGAACAAGAAgaacaaaaattaaaaaatgcATGCATTAAAAATGCTATACATATATTCTTAAATccaaattatatttatttaatattttttattctctcaaaaattaaatatgaatatttatttgataGTAATACAAATAATCTAAGAAATCTATCCGCAATGGTAgataaaatacatatagTCTTGTTACAGTTTGTTGAATTCTTACAAACTAATATTATACCATCTCTCtatttcaaatatatacctaatatattacacatctttcaattttttgatatatcTCAATCATTCCATATAGCTAGATTTGCCTTCCCCTTTTTTAAGCAATCGAAACAAAACGAAAAACAGGTGCACaacaaaaatgaaaatgaaaatgaaaaaaataataataataataataataataataataatgacaCCTCTGTCGTCAAGAAAGATATAACGTCTACGATTAAGGTGGTTCATGCAGACGCGTCTCTTAAGGAAGAAGGAAATTTAAACATCTTGAAAGAAACCAATCCAAAAAGTGATAACCATCATAATATTCACAGTGAAAATAGTATCCACCAACATTCATGTAACATACCTGATGATGAAATGGTTAAGGCACTTAAAAAATACGATGATCCAAATTTCCATCACGTAAACGAATTTTTGTGGAAAATGTTCTTAATGCCCATAGTcgataaatatttaaaagaagaagaattGAACGGTATAAACATCAATTTTTATCTTACATATTGGAGATTAAGTATATCAGATATTTATGTTCCACATAAGCAATATCAAAAAGTATtagataaatatgaaaattatataaaaaaattagaaaaatattatgaagaaaataaaaaaaatgaagaatataaatggattcctaaacaaataaaaaaattaaatataaaaaaaaataatttaaaaaatgaatatgaatatcatataaatcatACAAAACAAATTAAACAATATTTAGCACATATTGTTGATCATTGGGTAGATCCACAAAAAGTTAGTTTAAATACATTTGTAgcttttataaaatgtcTAATAGCACCCAGGATTTTAAACAGTGAAAAAGATTCATTATTCTGTTCCaaatttatacaaatattacTAGAACTACATACACCCTTATTTAATCTATGCACattagtatatatatttacgAAAATGTTAATGCCATTAATTAATGCATGTACAGAAAAAGAAGCACTAAACATAggaatttttttcaatgatttcttttcatatatatacctaTTATGTGAagatattaaatattttcaaaatgTATCAAATCAAAATCCTTGTTTTAGTTACACTCTTAATTTTCAATCAAAAGATACAATTACTcataacaatattatacaaaaagTTCTGAAATGGGAAAAAACTATCCtctcattattatttgaaaataataattttgaaaaatCATGGATTAATTCAAAATCGGTTGTTATCTTCTTATTTAGATTTTTAAATACCTTCCCATATTCACCTAAAATCAAAAATTCTATAAAAACATATCTCGAAAACTTACAAAATTTTGCAAATAACCAAGGTTGGAAGGATATTGTCATATCAATTAATAGTTTGAAGACAATCATGGAGAAAAACAg aaaaaGTTGCGTTGGTGAAAAAAAGGATGTGCCAGTAAAAAGTCAAGAAACTAAGCAAAGCACTTCAAGAACAAGCG tACATAATGTTAATGCAGACGTGAATGTTACAATGAATCCTTTCAATAATTCTACGCCTGTCCATATTCCATCCAATCCACCATTTGCTCCAATGCccaaaaatatttataatccaa ATGTTTATCCAATAGTACAAAATCCTATTAATCCTCCACCGAAACCATATATGAAGGATAACAATTATAACAACAAAGTACCCCCTCCACAGGAACCTAATaa TTTAA
- a CDS encoding apicoplast dimethyladenosine synthase, putative (part of same gene as PRSY57_1249300A~gap found within coding sequence), translated as NNNNENEELCDDIKKKQYVKDNVENNKKIDEQQNCCEESYNEDKTKNNCNCIDRISTQDIITKKEFNNDNIKEGENRNVQDLESLQNDGNGVIELGCGLGQISKYLFSKYKNMTGIEIDSRALSIISRTMPGFDFIHDDVLQINYKELSLNKKTKLTIIGNLPFYITSQILFCLLDFHKYIEQAIVTIQYEVGERIVAKPNQKNYSILSILFHLYTNPYLLFKIPSKAFYPVPKVQAAVMKIIFKNHESYYKHINCNLLFLKKILKYSFQQRRKKLKSSLKNLLIQYNIPKLPEQFIHLRPQQLYPHQFVELTNLLFPLQNYPFNPNIHTKVWRKKKHGD; from the coding sequence aacaataataatgaaaatgaagaactctgtgatgatataaaaaaaaaacaatatgTAAAAGATAAtgtagaaaataataaaaaaatcGATGAACAACAAAATTGTTGTGAAGAATCTtataatgaagataaaacaaaaaataattgcAATTGTATTGATAGGATATCCACACAAGATATAATTACcaaaaaagaatttaataatgataacaTTAAAGAAGGAGAAAATAGGAATGTTCAGGATTTAGAAAGTTTACAAAATGATGGTAACGGTGTTATAGAATTAGGATGTGGACTTGGTCAAATAagtaaatatttatttagtaaatataaaaatatgacaGGTATAGAAATTGATAGTAGAGCTCTATCTATAATTAGTCGAACCATGCCTGGGTTTGATTTTATTCATGATGATGTGttacaaataaattataaagaattatCTTTAAATAAGAAAACAAAACTAACTATTATTGGAAATCTCCCATTCTATATAACATCACAAATTTTGTTTTGTCTATTGGATTTTCATAAATACATAGAACAAGCTATTGTTACCATACAATATGAAGTAGGTGAAAGAATTGTAGCGAAACCtaatcaaaaaaattattccATTCTaagtattttatttcatttatatacaaatccatatttactttttaaaatacCAAGCAAAGCATTTTATCCAGTACCTAAAGTTCAAGCAGCTgttatgaaaataatattcaaaaatCACGAATCctattataaacatattaattgtaatttattatttcttaaaaaaatactCAAATACTCATTTCAAcaaagaagaaaaaaattaaaaagtagtttaaaaaatctattaatacaatataatataccTAAATTACCTGAACAATTCATACATCTAAGACCACAACAATTATATCCTCATCAATTTGTAGAACTCACAAATCTGCTTTTTCCGCTTCAAAATTATCCTTTCAATCCTAATATACACACAAAAGTTtggagaaaaaaaaagcacGGCGATTAA
- a CDS encoding apicoplast dimethyladenosine synthase, putative (part of same gene as PRSY57_1249300B~gap found within coding sequence) → MIYSSFKLPWALFFFLLVTLFKRNNVLSKRKRKTFVKNVKWYPQRIKHYYINHVVFPSNKRRIATFFVCLGSHGKKKNKTNYKFNIKSKLNVEGDNKKGDHQKNEDDHQKNEDDHQKNEDDHQKNGDDHQKNGDDHKKNEYNNKTYNTEPIDDKNQFISRTFEGINIFPIKQNEKDQDYLKTKLPAREFKPKRSLGQNYLKDTNIIKKMISAIEYNVEHHLFQNKKRMNVRKEEDKKK, encoded by the coding sequence atgattTATTCTTCATTTAAGTTACCCTGGgctttattttttttccttctAGTAACtctttttaaaagaaataatgttttgtcaaaaagaaaaagaaaaacttttgtaaaaaatgtaaagTGGTATCCCCAAAGAATTAAGCATTACTATATAAACCATGTAGTTTTCCCAAGTAACAAAAGAAGGATCGCCACATTCTTTGTGTGTCTTGGAAGTCATGGaaagaagaaaaacaaaacaaattataaatttaatattaagaGTAAGTTAAACGTTGAAGGGGACAACAAAAAGGGAGATCAccaaaaaaatgaagatgatcaccaaaaaaatgaagatgatcaccaaaaaaatgaagatgatCACCAAAAAAATGGAGATGATCACCAAAAAAATGGAGATGATCACAAAAAAAACGAATATAACAacaaaacatataatacCGAACCCattgatgataaaaatCAATTCATTAGTAGAACCTTTGAAGgcataaatatatttccaataaaacaaaatgaaaaagatcAAGATTATTTAAAAACCAAACTACCAGCTAGAGAATTTAAACCTAAAAGAAGCTTAGGAcagaattatttaaaagatacaaatattataaagaaaatgataagTGCTATAGAATACAATGTCGAACACCATCTTTTTcagaataaaaaaaggatgAATGTGAGGAAAGAAGaagacaaaaaaaaaaa
- a CDS encoding rRNA-processing protein, putative: MSEKKILQVVTPEPISVLDCVDNMVNKKKLDKELKKSSLNEWGDMKKIEKTEEIKLQWALLQHENLYTVNEYNKLKRDEKMPEFFQVATIVNSSDKIKVGAGKESQSLHTSNRRKKKTLSALQMLDRNNDLKQWCINKYTKIQKQKNIGGKSFVRKQKRQLLKIKKGK; the protein is encoded by the coding sequence atgagCGAGAAGAAAATTTTACAAGTCGTGACACCGGAGCCAATATCGGTTTTAGATTGTGTTGATAATATGgttaacaaaaaaaaattggataaggaattaaaaaagaGTTCATTAAATGAATGGGGAgatatgaagaaaatagaaaagactgaagaaataaaattacaGTGGGCCTTATTACAACATGAGAATTTATATACTGTGAAcgaatataataaattaaaaagagaTGAGAAGATGCCAGAGTTTTTTCAAGTTGCTACTATTGTTAATAGTAGTGACAAAATAAAAGTTGGAGCAGGAAAAGAATCTCAATCATTACATACATCTaatagaagaaaaaagaaaactTTATCTGCTTTACAAATGTTGGACAGAAATAACGATCTTAAACAATGgtgtataaataaatatacaaaaatacAAAAGCAGAAAAATATCGGAGGAAAATCTTTTGTAAGGAAACAAAAGAGGCAATTGTTGAAGATTAAAAAgggaaaataa